The Pseudodesulfovibrio senegalensis genome contains the following window.
TCCGGATCAATATCGCGGGGGACCGCGATGTCGATGAAAAACATGGGACGATTCTTGCGCTGCTTGAGCACACCGCGAACATCCTTGGCCTTGAGCACGGCCGTGGGCGATCCTGTTGAACTGATGACGATATCCGCTTCATGCAAACGGGAAGGCATCTCGTCAAAACTGATGGGATGTCCGTTCATGCTGGCGGCAAGCGATTTGGCCCGGGCAAGGGTGCGGTTGGCAATGAGCAATGACCGAACGCCGTTGTTCATGAGGTGGGTTGCGGCAAGTTCGGCCATTTCTCCGGCCCCGATCAGCATGGCGTTCATGCCTTCCAGATCGCCGAAAATTTTTCTGGCCAACTCAACGGCTGCAAAACTGATGGAAACCGCGCTGGAAGCAATGGCCGTCTCGGTACGGACCCTCTTGGCAACGGAAAACGCCTTGTGCAGCAATCGGTTGACGATGGTTCGGGCGGTCCCGTTATCCACGGCATTACGGTAGGCGTCCTTGAGCTGACCCAGAATCTGCGGTTCGCCCATGACAAGGGAATCAAGGCTGCAGGCCACGGTAAAAAGGTGCTGAACCGCGTCAAGTGCCATATACTGATAGGTGTGGTCGCCCAACAACTCGACAGGGGCATCGCAGGCTCCGGCCCAATGCGAGTAGACCTCGTCAAAAACATCGGCGTCACGCTCTCCCTGCGCCACAACCACGATTTCAACGCGGTTGCACGTAGAGAGCACGATACATTCACGAATGGCGTCACAACTGTGCAGCCGTTGCTCGAAATTCTCGACATCGGTCAGCGCAAACCGCTCCCGCACGTCAACGCCGGCGGTTTTGTGATTCAGGCCTACGAGATATATCTTCCTGTTCATGGCATCTGCCTAAACGTTATGGTGTGATGCAGCAGGGAAACAACCATGGCTGCAAACACGATGATCATCAGAATTGCAGGCTTTCTGCCTTTCCACCCGAGCAACATACGCTGGTGAAACAGAAAGGCAAAGGCTCCCCATACGGCCAGAGACGATATTTTCATGACGTCCCAGACAAACATCTTGCCCGGAGCGATCCAGTACCAGACAAAGGAGGAAAAAAGACCAAGCGTATACAGCGGAAACCCGATGGCAACCACCATGTGATTGACCCGGTCGAAAATGGAGAGAGAGGGGGTATCCTTGCCCAGCGACCGAAGCCCGGCCTTGGTCTTGATTTTCTTGTTGTAATGAAGGAACGCCAGCGCGGCACCAAACCCCATGACCAACACACCGAGCGCAAGAACCAGTGTGCCGATATGCAGGCCGAAAAACAGCATGGTCAATTGCTTGGGCATGACCACACGGATACCGCTGAACGTCATAGACGTCAGAAAGAAGAGCAGAGCTAGCGGCAGGACGGTCAGGGCCATGAACTCAAGACGAAAACGCCACCAGAAAAAGAAATAGATGACCAAAATACTCCAGGCCAGAATACTCAGGTACGTTCCGCTCGCGTTCAGGGCGACACCTCGTTCCTGAACAAAAACAAGCGCTATGTCTACGGTGTGCAGGGCAAAACCGGCCACGGCCAGAATTCCGGCCAACCGCCGGAGTCGGGGATTGGCTGCGGCTGTGCCCACGAGAAAAAGAACCGTACCGACCAGATACAGCCCAATGATGAGAAGCTGAAGCAGTTCAAACAAGCCCATCAAGCAACTCCGGGATGTTGTTGTGCAGGGTGTCGGGCAGAATATCCATCAAGATGCCCCGGGCTGCGGTTTTGTCGCGCACTTTCAGGGCATCGGCAAGTTCGGAAAATACAAGTGAACGAAATACATCCGTGTTTTGCCGGGTCTCAAGCCCGAGGTCAAGCATGCGCGGCCGCAATCGTCCCATGAGGGCAAGGACAAGACCGTACTCATCGCCGATAAGCCCATCGATTTCAGCACGCACGCGCCGGGCCATGGCAGGGCTCTTCCCCGCGGTTGAAACGGCAATGCACAGGTCTCCCCGCCGTACTGATCCGGGCACGATAAAGTGTCCCCTGTCCGGTTGGTCCGCGATATTGCACAAAATGCCGCGGCGTTCGCATTGCTGAGCGATTTTCCCATTCACGACACTGTCGCTGGTACAGGCAAAGGCCAGATTGATACCGTCCAGGTCCTCTACAACAAACTCTCTGCGTGCAAAACAGACATTGCCGCACGAAGTACACACGGTTTCCATGTCTTCGGAAGCTTTGGCCGTATCCACGACCAGAACGGAACATGCCCCGGCCTCGGCCAGAGAGCGGGCCTTGCGACAGCCCACACCGCCACCGCCCACCACAAGACAATGCATCCGTTCAAGATTGATGAACAAGGGATAATAACGCATCAATGGTTCATACACCATGGCAGGGCGGGCTGTAAAACCCCATTTCAGCCCTGTTTTCTTGCCATGTTCGCTGGTTATGCGCTAAACGAATCGTAAATCGACCACAAGCAATGAAACACTACCTCGTCATACAACTCGCTCGCTTCGGCGACCTGCTGCAAACCAAGCGCCTGCTTGCCACCTTGCTGGCACGGGGCGACGGACAGGTGCACCTGTGTCTGGATAATTCCCTGCAATCGCTGGCAACCATGGTCTTCCCGCAGGTACAGCTGCACCCGATCACCGCACACGGAACCGGCCTGAGCCGCGAACAGGCGTACACGGTCATGTTTCAGGACAACCGTTCGGCTTTTGCCGAACTCAAGGCAAGACAGTTTGACGAGGTCTACAACCTGAATTTCTCGCCGCTCAACTTCCGGCTCGCGGCACTGTTCGATCCGGACACGGTTCGGGGCCATGCATGGCACAACGGACAGGAAATAAGCTCGCAATGGGCACGCATGGCCATGCAGTGGTCCAGATTGCGCAGGCAATCCATCAATCTCGTGGATTTCTGGGCCTATTATTGCCGGGACGCCGTTGCCCCGGCAACAGTCAACCCGAAAGCCACCCCGCAAGGCGACAATATCGGCATAGTACTCTCTGGCCGGGAGTCACGACGTTCCATTCCACTCGAATTACTTAGCAAATACGCCACAGCCCTTGCGAGGCTGAACAAATCAGGACGAATACTGCTGCTGGGCAGCCTCTCGGAAAAACACGCGGGCAAGACATTGCTCAAATCACTGACCAAGGATGTTGCAGAAAAAACCGACAACCTTGCCGGAAAAACCGATTGGAAAGATCTGGTGGACGCGCTGGGTTCAATGAAACAAATCCTGACACCGGATACCGGCACCATGCATCTTGCCGCGCACCTCGGTATTCCGGTCACGGCCTTTTTTCTTTCCTCGGCATGGTGCTTCGAGACCGGCCCCTACGGCGAGGGACATACGGTCTTTCAGGCAATCCGGGACTGTCTGCCGTGTCTGGAAAGCGATCCATGTCCACACAAAATCGCATGTCTGAACGGCTTTGCCGATCCGAATTTCATTCGCTTCATGATCACGGAAAAAACAGAACTGGTCCCGCCGGGCATCAACGCCTACACCACGCAAACCGATGATTTTGGCGTCGACAACATACTTCTGGCGGGAAACGACCCGGACAAGGCTGCCCGCGACGAGTTCAAGAAATTCCTCGGACGCCATGTGGGACAGGGTTGTCCGTTGGGCGACAACGCCCACCAACTGGCAATGAAAATGTATCGAGACAAGGACTGGGCAACGCGCCCCAGCCCGGAATCTCGACGCATTTCATAGAAAATCAACGCCTGACAAGGCTGAGACGAACCAAAAGACCAACACGGATGAAGACCGGAGCCAGCGTCATGCCCGAAAACCACTTGCGAATCCTCGTTGTCCTGCCCATGTATGGAGGCTCGTTGCCCGTGGGGCGCTTTTGCGCTGATGCACTTGCCGAACTCGGACATATCGTGGAAACCTTCGAAGCCCCTGAATTCCATACTGCTTACGAAGCGCTCAAGAACCTCAAGGTGACGGGTGACCGGCTGGAATATCTCCAGAACAGCTTTCTGCAAACCGTCAGTCAGGCCATTCTGGCCAAGGTGGAAACATTCGAGCCGGACATGGTGCTTTCCATGGCCCAGGCGCCGCTTTCACATCAGGCGCTCAGACGGCTGCGCAAGGACAATGTGGTCACGGCCATGTGGTTTGTGGAGGATTATCGACTGTTTACCTACTGGAAATCCTACGCACCGTTCTACGATATTTTTGCGGTCATCCAGAAAACACCATTTTTCGAGGAACTTGAAAGCATCGGCGTGCACAACGCCCTGTATCTGCCTCTGGCCGCACATCCTCCGTTTCACAAGCCAATCGAGCTAAACTCCATTGACCGTCAGAAATTCGGTTCGGATATTTCGTTCATGGGCGCGGGCTATGCCAACAGACGCGTGGCCTTTCGCAAGCTTGTGGGGCGCGATTTCAAGATATGGGGCTCGGAATGGAACGGCGACCACGTGCTTGAACCGTTGGTGCAAATGAAGGGCAGACGCGTCAGTTCCGAAGAATGCGTCAAGATTTTCAACGCCACCACCATCAACCTGAACCTGCATTCCAGCGTGCAAAAGGAACAGCTGGTCACAGGCGGAGACTTCATCAACCCGCGAACCTTCGAACTCTGCTCCTGCGGCGCATTTCAGTTGGTGGACAAACGCACGCTCATGGACGAAGCCTTTGCCCAAGGCGAACTGGCCACGTTCACGAGCATGGACGAGATGCTGTCCATGATCGACTTGTATCTCAACAATCCCGAAAAACGGCAAATGATTGCGGAACGGGGGCAAAAACGGGTGCTCAAGGACCATACCTATACCGTACGCATGCAGACGCTCATCGATTTCACGGCCGAACGCATCCCCGGCTGGCCCGCTCAAAAGGAAAAACGGGATCTTTTCCCGACAGACTTCCCGGAAGAACTGAAACGGGACATCAACGCCCTGATCCATACCCTGAACCTGCCGGAAGACGTGGGTTTTGAAGATTTGGTCTGGGCGATCCGCCAACAACAGGGCACGCTCTCCGATCTGGAAACGGCCGTGCTCTTCCTTGATGAATGGCAGAAGCTCTACAAAAAGAAGTAAGGCGCAAAACCCGCTTGCAGCCTATCGATTCTGCTTCCTGAACTGACGAAGCCACGCGTTGAGTTTTGGCTCTTCACCCTGATCCTTGGCGTGGTAAAATGAACGCGTGGACAGAGAAGAGGGCAGGTATTCCTGATCCGCCCACGCCTTGGGGAAATTATGTGGATACAGATAGCCCCGGCCATAGCCCCACTCCCTGTGCAAGGCCGTTGAGGCGTTGCGCAGGTGCAGCGGCACGGGCTGGGCACCATTTTCCCGTATTTCCTTCTGGGTATTGCGGTAGGCGGAATACGTGGAATTGCTTTTAGGGGAAAGGGCAAGATACACGGCGGTTTCCGCCATGATGATGCCGCCTTCGGGCATGCCCACCGTTTCCACGGCCTGATGACAGGCAACGGCCATGGAAAGGGCCTGCGGATTGCCAAGCCCGATATCCTCGGACGCGGAAATGATCAGCCGACGCGAAACGAAACGGGGGTCTTCGCCGCTCTCCAGCAGGGAGGTCATGTAATACACGGCCGCATCGGGATCGCTACCGCGAATGGATTTGATCATGGCCGAGGCCAGCTCATAGTGAGAGTCTCCATCCCGGTCGCCACGAATGACCACATCAGGCAGGGTCTGGCGCAAACTCTCCACATCCAGCTTGTCCGCCGGAAGTTCCGAAGCATATTCAAGAAGATTCAACAGCGTGCGGGCATCGCCTCCAGCCATGGTGGCCAGAAAACGTTGGCTCTCCTCCGGAATATCCAGACCGAGTTCCTGCGCTCCGCGTGCGGCCACCTTTGCCAGTTCATCACGGCTCAAGGGACGCAAGCGCAAAACATGCAGACGAGAAAGCAGTTGCCGGGTCACGCTGTAGGAGGGATTCTCCGTGGTGCTGGCAATCATGGTGATTTCACCGGACTCGAGAATCGGCAGAAAAAAGTCCTGTTGCGACTTTGAGAAGCGGTGCAGTTCATCGAGAACCAGAATATTATTTCCTGGCAATTTCTTGCGCAGGGCGGTCAAGCCGGCCTCGGGCGCACTCAGACGAATAAACGGTTTCCCGGAATTCTTGGCCAGCAAGAGAGCGAGCGTGGATTTGCCGCAGCCCGGTGGGCCGAACAACAGCAAGCTCGGCATCCTGTGGGATTGGCGAATGGCATCGATCCGATTCATTATGTGGCTCTGACCGATGAATTCGACAAGGTCCGAAGGACGAATCCTGTCCGCAAGAGGCTGATTTTCCGTTATTTCGAGCTTCACTTGGCACCTCCCCGCAAGGATCGTGTGTAAAAGGAAAGACTCAGGCAATGCAAGGCTGCGGTTTCCCAACGCAAGACGCTTTGCCCCAAAGAAACTGGCTGCATATCAGCACCGATCAGGCGTTCGGCCTCGATATCGGAAAAGCCCCCCTCGGGGCCGATAACGACCAGCGATTTACCCAAGGTAAAATCGTCCGGGCCCAGCAGATTGCCGGAATCCTCTTTTTCCCAAGCGAGAAAAGCATGATCAAAGCGTGATCTTTGCTGCATCAACGCATCGATACCACCATTAACAATCTGAATTTCAGGCAAAAAAACGGAGCCACACTGTTTAGCCGCCTGAATGCAGCGATCCCGCCACGTGGCCTTTGCCTCCTCCGGCAAACGTCCCTGGCTAAAATCCGCCTGCCAGAACCAGATACCGCAAGCGCCCAGTTCCACGGCTTTTTCCAACAGAAAACCACGCCGCGAAGATTTACCCCAACCCAAGGCCAGCCACAGGCCGTCGGTCGGCGTTTCACAGACATGCAGGGATTCGGCAATCAGCTCTGCCTTGTTGCGACCGGCATGATCCAGGCGAAACATTCCATGCCTGCCGTCCCCGTCAAACAGGCGCACCTGTGCCCCGGCAGGAGTGCGCAGTACCTTAAGCATGTGCCGCGCTTCAGCCTTGTCCAACGTCACGGATTGGCCCACGGATTGCGGCCACAGCTTTGGGTCGAGATGGAATGTGTTGAGTCTGCCCATAGAAAAGAAAAGGAGAGCCGGGATTTCCCGGCTCTCCGACGGTATCAGGTTTATTATTCGCCCCGAACGAGATCCTCGTAGGATTCGCGTGCACGGGCAACAGTCACGGTGTCGCCATCAACCAACAGTTCGCAGGCGCGCCTGCGGGAATTGTAATTGGACGACATGGTAAAACCGTAGGCACCGGCCGAAAATACGGCCAACAGTTCACCCTCGTGCACTGCAGGCATTTCACGGTCCCGGGCAAGAAAATCCCCGGACTCGCAAATGGGGCCGACAACATCCACGGTCAGTTCATCCCGACCATTTTGTTGTACTTCGGCAATACGATGGTAGGAGTCATAAAGCGAAGGACGGATAAGGTCGTTCATGGCCGCATCCACGATCACGAAATCGCGGCTGGGGGTCTTTTTCGTGTAGACGACCTCGGTAACCATGATCCCGGCGTTGCCGGAAATCACACGACCGGGTTCAAAAATCACGGTCAGCGGCAATTCCTGCAACTTTTCGCTCAACGCCTTGCCGAATTCAGCCGGGTGGGGCGGTTCCTCTTCATTGTACGTGATGCCCAGCCCTCCGCCAAGATCGAGATAGGAAATGGAAATCCCCATGTCCTTGAGCCTGTTGTAAAAAGCAATCAGCTTGTCCAGCGCCTCGAGAAACGGCTCAATGGTGGTCAACTGCGAACCAATATGGCAATCCATGCCCACAGGCTCCACAGCATCCATCTCCTTGGCCCGTTGGTAAGCCTTCAGGGAATGTTCGATGTCCAGACCGAACTTGTTTTTCTTCATTCCCGTGGAAATGTAGGGATGGGTCTTGGGATCAACATCGGGATTGATGCGAAATCCTACACGCGCAACCTTTCCCATGGATTTGGCTACCTTGTTGATACGCTCGAGCTCGGCCATGGATTCCACGTTGAACATGAGAATATCGGCCTCGAGAGCCTCCCGGATTTCCTGGGCTTTTTTGCCCACGCCCGAATAGACGATCTTGCTTGCGGGAACTCCGGCCTTGAGCGCGCGGTACAACTCGCCGCCGGAAACAATGTCCATTCCAGCCCCCATCTCGGCCAGAAGACGCAACACCGAAAGATTGGAATTTGCCTTCACCGAATAGCAGGTCATGTGTTTCAGGCCGTTGAATGCGGAATCAAAAGCCTGAAAATGACGCCGCAGGGTGGCGGCGGAATACACGTAGAGCGGCGTTCCATACTTTTCGGCCAACTCGGGAACGCCGATCTCCTCGGCGTGGAGCGTGCCGTTGCGGTATTGGAAGTGATGCATGGCGCTCATCTCCTTGAAGCGTTGATATATTAAGGTGATGCGACAAAAATATCTGTGTAAGTATACGCTGTGGTGTTGAGGTCGTTGACCCCGATGATACGAAATCTGTATTCCATGGCCGGCTTCAGACCGCAATAGGAAATGCGCAGCCTGTTGCCTTCGAGATCAAAACCCGGATCACCACGGGAAAAACGCATGGTCCGGCGTGGCATGAACGGGCAGTCCGGGCAGCCCTGACCCGGTTCATTCCCCACCGGCTCGAACTGGACGTTGACGTAAGCCAATCTGTCGACTGCGCCCTTGACCTGAACATTGACCACCAAACATCCTTCACTGCGCTGTCCGTTAATCACAGAAAGGGTGAATGTATCCTCGCCCTTGTCCGCACTCGGCCATTCCTTCTTGCCGAGCGCACAGCCGGAAACAAGGAACAGACAGCATATGAAGGCGATACAACGAAGATACATGATTTTCCTCAAAGCAACTTCTTGAGTTTTCCGAGCATGGTCAGGGCCTGCAGGGGAGTCATGGCGTCCACATCGAGATCCGCGATCACGCCGAGCACGGGATGTTCCTGCACGGAATCCGCGGGTGCGGATTCCGGGGCCATTCCCGGCAAAAGGGTCTGGCAGACCTGGTGAGCGCCAACGCCAGAGCCATCCTGCGATTTTTCCTCAAGTTGTGCAAGCAATTCACGGGCCCGTTCCACAACGGGCCTTGGCACGCCTGCCAGACGGGCCACCTCAATGCCGTAGCTCCTGTCTGCGGCACCGGGAACGAGCTTGCGCAGAAAAACAATGTCTCCCTTCCACTCCTTGACGGCAATGTTCAGATTGCGCAGGCCCTCAATGTGGCCCTCCAGCGAAGTCAATTCATGGTAGTGTGTGGCGAAAAGGGTACGGATGCCGCCACGCGCACGCCGCGCCAGTTCCTCGACAACCGCCCAAGCCAGGGCAAGGCCGTCAAAGGTGCTGGTTCCACGGCCTATTTCATCCAGAATCACGAGGCTGCGGCTGGTGGCCTGACGCAGGATGCGGGCCGTTTCCATCATTTCGACCATGAAGGTACTTTGCCCCTGCGCAAGGTTGTCTGAAGCCCCGACCCGGGAAAAAACGCGGTCCACCATGCCGATTCTGGCATTTCTGGCCGGAACGAACGCACCGATCTGCGCCATGATCACCATGATCGCAACCTGACGCAACACCGTGGATTTACCGGCCATATTCGGACCGGTTATCAACAATATCCGACGGTTGGCATCAATCTGCACGTTGTTGGGAATATAGTTGGCCGCTCCGGTGGCATCTTCCACCACAGGATGCCGGCCGGACTCGATGTCGATTTCCATGCCGTCATGCAATTCCGGGCGCGACCAATCGTTGATCCGTGCGGCTTCGGCCAGGGATTGCCAATAATCCAGAGCGGCAACAACGCCTGCCATGAACAAAAAACGGCTACGGGCATCGGCCAGAACTTCGCGCAATTTCTGGAACAGGGCATATTCAAGGGATTTGCGTTTTTCCGATGCGCTGAGCAACTTTTCCTCAAGTTCCTTGAGTTCAGGTGTGATGTAGCGCTCGCTGTTGACCAATGTTTGGCGACGAATGAAATGCTCGGGAATATCGCCTTGATATGACTTTGAGATCTCGAGATAGTATCCGAAGACCTTGTTGAATCCCAACTTGATCTTGGGAATGCCGCAGGCTTTTTTCTCCTGCTCCAGAAGGTCCTGAAGCCGGGCTTCTCCATGCTCAGTCAATTCGATCAGCTCATCCAACTCGCCATCGTAGCCGGTGCGAAAAAGGCCACCATCCGTGATCACGGGCGGCGGGCTGTCCACAAGAGCCTTGTGCAGCAGGGAGCTCAGGTCTTCCATGTCATCCCACTGCCGCAAGACCTTGCCCAATGCCGCCACATCCGCGGCGTCACTGTCCGCCAGCAAGACACGCAAACGGGGCAGAGAAGTCAGGCTGGTGCGTAATGCAATAAAATCCTTGGGGACAGCACGTCCGAGAAAGACCCTCGTACTCAGGCGCTCCATGTCGTACACCGTGTCCAACTCGCGCCGCACGTCCGCACGCAAGGCATCCCGTTCGAACAAAGCCGAGACAACGTCCTGCGTCTCGATCACGGGCCGGCTGTCCCGCCACGGCTGACGCAAGCGGGTCTCCAGCAAACGTCCGCCCATGGGCGTCATGGTCCTGTCCAGAACACGCCACAGCGTTCCCTTGCCGCTGCGGCCATCCAAACGCCGGAAAATTTCGAGATTCTTTTCAGTGACCTCGTCCAGAAGCAGGTGCTTGCCGGGGTTGAGTGGCTTGAATTCACCAAGATGGTTGAAGTCTCCTTTTTGCGTCTGCTCCAGATACAAAAGCAAAGCGCCACAGCATCGCACCAATTCGGGCTTGTTTTCCAAATCAACGGTATCGAGTGAGGAAACCCCCTGAGACTGGCAGACCCTCTCAGAGCCCCGATTGAAATCAAAATACGCCCCGGGAGCAACGGAAGTCACCTGTGCCGAAAGGTCGCCATATTGTGACGGCACGGTTCGTCCCTGCGCCAGCAACAACTCGCTTGGAGCAATCTTGGCGGCCCACTGCCAGAGATCGGGTTCCTTTTTGGAATGCAGGCCGGACCACTCTCCGGTGGAAAAATCAACCCATGCCACGCCGCCGCAACCCTTGGAAGAATCCCAATACAATGCGGCAAGATAATTATGTTGCTTGGCCTTGAGCGAACTGTCTTCCACCACGGTTCCAGGAGTAAGCACACGGGTTACTGCCCGCTGCACCAATCCCTTGGCCTGTTTCGGATCCTCAATCTGATCGCAAATGGCGATCTTGAAACCCTGCTCAAGCAACTTGGCCAGATACGGTTCCACCGAATGATGCGGAACGCCGCACATGGGAATAGGGTTGTCGTCCTTGGGGTTGCGACTGGTCAACGCAATCTGGACGCTCCGCGCAACGATTTCCGCATCTTCAAAGAAAAGCTCATAAAAATCGCCCATGCGAAAGAAAAGCAGGGCATCCGGGTTTTCTTCCTTGAACCGCAGGTACTGCTCCAGCATGGGAGTCATCTTAATTTTGGACTGTATTGCAGTGCTCACGTGATTCTACTGGGAAAAATTCGTCCTGAATTTGATGGAATGCCAACTTTTGCAGCGAGGGCAGACAAAAAACAGCGTGTCGCGTTTCAATCCACATTTTCCGCAATAAAAACGGCTGACTTCTCGAGCCCTATCCATGAAAAAGGTCAGTTGTTCGCGAAAAAAAGGCGTCAACTTCTGTTCTGATCTGGAAAGCTCGAATAATTCCAAACGGGCAAGCCAAAAGTCTGGTTGCAAAAGCAGGGCCCGCTCAAACCAATCCTTGGCTTCATCAATGTCCCGATTTTTGAGAAGCATCTGGCCAAAGTAATAATGATTCAACATATCCGGTTCAAGCGCTTCCAGCTTGGGTCTGAGCACTTTCACCAAATCAGCAACCGAACAAGCTTCGGCCCATTCATGCTGCTGGTCTCCGGAATCATCGGCGCGTTCAGCACGGGCAACTTCCTGCAGCAACCCTTC
Protein-coding sequences here:
- the mutS gene encoding DNA mismatch repair protein MutS, producing MLEQYLRFKEENPDALLFFRMGDFYELFFEDAEIVARSVQIALTSRNPKDDNPIPMCGVPHHSVEPYLAKLLEQGFKIAICDQIEDPKQAKGLVQRAVTRVLTPGTVVEDSSLKAKQHNYLAALYWDSSKGCGGVAWVDFSTGEWSGLHSKKEPDLWQWAAKIAPSELLLAQGRTVPSQYGDLSAQVTSVAPGAYFDFNRGSERVCQSQGVSSLDTVDLENKPELVRCCGALLLYLEQTQKGDFNHLGEFKPLNPGKHLLLDEVTEKNLEIFRRLDGRSGKGTLWRVLDRTMTPMGGRLLETRLRQPWRDSRPVIETQDVVSALFERDALRADVRRELDTVYDMERLSTRVFLGRAVPKDFIALRTSLTSLPRLRVLLADSDAADVAALGKVLRQWDDMEDLSSLLHKALVDSPPPVITDGGLFRTGYDGELDELIELTEHGEARLQDLLEQEKKACGIPKIKLGFNKVFGYYLEISKSYQGDIPEHFIRRQTLVNSERYITPELKELEEKLLSASEKRKSLEYALFQKLREVLADARSRFLFMAGVVAALDYWQSLAEAARINDWSRPELHDGMEIDIESGRHPVVEDATGAANYIPNNVQIDANRRILLITGPNMAGKSTVLRQVAIMVIMAQIGAFVPARNARIGMVDRVFSRVGASDNLAQGQSTFMVEMMETARILRQATSRSLVILDEIGRGTSTFDGLALAWAVVEELARRARGGIRTLFATHYHELTSLEGHIEGLRNLNIAVKEWKGDIVFLRKLVPGAADRSYGIEVARLAGVPRPVVERARELLAQLEEKSQDGSGVGAHQVCQTLLPGMAPESAPADSVQEHPVLGVIADLDVDAMTPLQALTMLGKLKKLL